One part of the Pelagicoccus sp. SDUM812003 genome encodes these proteins:
- a CDS encoding glycoside hydrolase family 43 protein, with the protein MFAPKSSLALIAGLAFAGSAYSAPDPVAFDWFSYQGNDAIFEAEVPPGHFQNPILAGFYPDPSSCRVGNDFYLVTSTFGFFPGLPIFHSVDLVNWTQIGHALDRPSQLDASGLRASRNIFAPTIRHHDGNFYLIVTDVDGINNFYLTATDPAGPWSEPKLLPWINGIDPSFFFDDDGRVYITHNGPPPENKSLYEGHRAVWLWEIDLETNQPIGEGEIIINGGVDLSEQPVWIEAPHVFKKDGWYYLTCAEGGTSVNHSQVIFRAESMDGEWIPWENNPILTQRDLPADRENPIVAAGHADFLELPNGDWWATFLAIRPYEGGFYNTGRETYLLPIEWTDDGWPIFLEQGEEIPWTLPKPDLPASDEASQPTTGNFAWKDDFLNPTLGYEWVFLRTPKGNWASVDNEKGELLIQPQVHSLSELENPSFLSRRQQHSSYDAQTRLSVPDADVSAGIGAFIREDYYFYFGVKTVGDELVAFLEKADGGAAQVVAETVLSGLESERWVTLGMSAETSEVDFYVVLPNGERRVIVENEDATVLTTTRAWGFIGAMFGPYARLEL; encoded by the coding sequence ATGTTCGCTCCAAAGAGTTCTCTCGCACTGATCGCGGGACTTGCTTTTGCAGGTTCCGCTTATTCCGCCCCAGACCCGGTCGCTTTCGACTGGTTCAGCTATCAAGGAAACGACGCCATTTTCGAGGCGGAGGTGCCGCCAGGGCACTTCCAGAACCCGATCCTTGCCGGATTCTACCCGGATCCAAGCTCCTGCCGAGTCGGCAACGATTTCTATCTCGTCACCTCGACCTTCGGCTTTTTCCCCGGTTTGCCGATCTTTCACAGCGTCGACCTCGTGAACTGGACCCAAATCGGGCATGCTCTGGATCGCCCCAGCCAGCTCGACGCGAGCGGTCTTCGGGCGTCGCGAAACATTTTCGCTCCAACCATCCGCCATCACGACGGGAACTTCTACCTGATCGTGACCGACGTCGACGGGATCAACAACTTCTATCTGACCGCGACGGATCCTGCCGGGCCCTGGTCGGAGCCCAAGCTGCTCCCCTGGATCAACGGAATCGACCCGTCGTTCTTTTTCGACGACGATGGCCGGGTCTACATCACCCACAACGGTCCTCCGCCGGAAAACAAGAGCCTCTACGAGGGACACCGAGCGGTGTGGCTTTGGGAGATCGATCTGGAAACCAATCAGCCGATAGGCGAGGGGGAGATCATCATCAATGGAGGCGTGGATCTCTCCGAGCAGCCGGTTTGGATCGAAGCGCCGCACGTTTTCAAGAAGGACGGTTGGTACTACCTGACCTGCGCCGAGGGCGGCACCAGCGTGAACCACTCCCAGGTCATCTTCCGGGCCGAGAGCATGGATGGGGAATGGATTCCCTGGGAAAACAATCCTATCCTCACGCAGCGCGATCTTCCCGCGGATCGCGAAAATCCCATCGTGGCGGCGGGACACGCCGATTTTCTGGAGCTGCCCAATGGCGACTGGTGGGCCACGTTCCTGGCCATCCGTCCCTATGAAGGCGGTTTCTACAACACTGGACGCGAGACCTATCTGCTGCCCATCGAGTGGACGGACGATGGCTGGCCCATTTTCCTGGAGCAGGGAGAGGAGATTCCTTGGACCTTGCCGAAACCCGATCTTCCCGCTTCGGACGAAGCTTCGCAACCCACCACCGGAAATTTCGCCTGGAAAGACGATTTTCTGAATCCAACCCTTGGATACGAATGGGTTTTCCTTCGCACGCCGAAAGGCAATTGGGCCAGCGTCGACAACGAGAAAGGCGAGCTGCTCATCCAGCCGCAGGTGCATAGCTTGAGCGAGTTGGAAAACCCGTCGTTCCTCTCGCGGCGGCAGCAGCATAGCAGCTACGATGCGCAGACCCGTCTCAGCGTTCCGGACGCTGACGTTTCCGCTGGCATCGGCGCGTTCATCCGCGAGGACTACTATTTCTACTTCGGGGTGAAAACCGTGGGCGACGAGCTGGTGGCGTTTTTGGAAAAGGCCGACGGAGGAGCGGCGCAAGTGGTCGCAGAAACCGTTTTGAGCGGTCTGGAGTCGGAGCGATGGGTGACCCTCGGCATGTCGGCCGAGACTTCGGAGGTCGATTTCTATGTGGTTCTTCCAAACGGCGAGCGACGTGTGATCGTCGAGAACGAAGACGCGACCGTCCTCACCACAACCAGAGCCTGGGGCTTCATCGGGGCCATGTTCGGACCCTACGCCCGACTGGAGCTCTAG
- a CDS encoding glycosyl hydrolase 115 family protein, with translation MTKPNRLSPFRRWIRGASALMIALVSTFTGYSLGEEAYVETNDSPGALALASDGKLATLYVDENDHWGLARAVEDLQADFGRVTGVEPRLLRTPKGIGPNAVIVGTLGKSQLIDQLVADGKIDPSGIADTWEGYHIELVEKPIDGVKQALVIAGSDKRGAIFGVYDLSEQIGVSPWYWWADVPAKESDTLFIKPGTRIQDAPKVKYRGIFLNDEAPALSGWVHENYGNFPHEFYVHVFELLLRLKSNFLWPAMWNNAFADDDPQNMILAHEYGIVMSTSHHEPMMRADKEWDRYGEGPWDYARNPDRLDEFWREGAERNKPYDSIYTIGMRGQADTPMSETEDIDLLEKIVDAQREILTEVFDDRDVTEVPQVWALYKEVQGYYESGMRVPDDVILLWCDDNWGNIRRLPTPEERERVGGAGVYYHFDYVGGPRSYRWINVTQLAKVWEQMNLADKYEANQIWLTNVGDLKPMEYPITYFLDLAWDIDDWPKERITEYPTLFAERNFGPKYAQEIGELLSGYSKHNARRKPELQSSDTYNLLHHKEADRILAEVEAMTQQAESLYEKIDPKYRDAFFQLVLYPTKASGVITRMYVAQGLNHLYAQQGRASTNEMADKVEELFDLNTELAEMYHKDIADGKWNHMMSQPRIGYTHWNNPPADTLPPVMRNRPAPVADMGVAVEGTAEAWPQEGVFYRLPEFHRYGDQNRFIEVFNKGTQPFMYTAEASEPWIQLSKDGGSVKDTVKVSVSIDWEQVPEGTSTGSILVRGTGWGGARIGVSATKPEAATLTGFIEANGYVSIDAANFSDKVDAQGLSWEIIPDLGRTDSSVAVFPVGDESFEDPSEAPYLEYDLTLFTEGEISIETLWSATWPIAPGRGLRFAIALDDEQPQIVDLHADRGHHLWQESVRNGNVRPAVTAHTVEDAGPHTLRIYMIDPAKTLQKIIINTGGLQPSYLGPEQSLHASDLN, from the coding sequence ATGACCAAACCAAATCGCCTTTCACCCTTCCGTCGTTGGATCCGGGGAGCGAGCGCCCTGATGATCGCGCTTGTATCCACTTTCACAGGATACTCCCTCGGAGAGGAAGCCTACGTGGAAACGAACGATTCGCCCGGGGCCCTCGCTCTGGCATCCGATGGCAAACTCGCGACGCTCTACGTGGACGAAAACGATCACTGGGGCCTGGCGCGAGCGGTAGAGGATCTTCAGGCCGACTTCGGCCGCGTGACCGGCGTCGAACCGAGGTTGCTCAGAACTCCCAAAGGCATCGGCCCCAACGCGGTCATCGTAGGCACTTTGGGCAAGTCTCAGCTGATCGACCAGCTGGTCGCCGACGGAAAGATCGACCCAAGCGGCATCGCCGACACTTGGGAGGGGTACCACATCGAGCTGGTGGAGAAGCCGATCGATGGAGTCAAGCAGGCCTTGGTCATCGCGGGCAGCGACAAGCGCGGGGCCATCTTCGGAGTCTACGACTTGTCGGAACAAATCGGCGTTTCCCCCTGGTACTGGTGGGCAGACGTGCCTGCAAAGGAATCGGATACGCTCTTCATCAAGCCAGGCACCCGCATACAGGACGCCCCAAAGGTCAAGTATCGCGGCATCTTCCTCAACGACGAAGCCCCGGCCCTGTCTGGCTGGGTGCATGAAAACTACGGCAACTTCCCGCACGAGTTCTATGTTCATGTATTCGAACTGCTGCTACGCCTGAAATCGAATTTCCTCTGGCCGGCCATGTGGAACAACGCCTTCGCCGACGACGATCCTCAAAACATGATCCTCGCCCATGAGTACGGCATCGTCATGAGCACCTCCCATCACGAGCCCATGATGCGCGCTGACAAGGAATGGGATCGCTATGGCGAAGGGCCTTGGGACTACGCCCGAAATCCAGATCGTTTGGACGAATTCTGGAGAGAGGGAGCCGAGCGCAACAAGCCCTACGACAGCATCTACACCATCGGCATGCGCGGACAGGCCGACACTCCGATGTCGGAAACCGAGGACATCGATTTGCTGGAGAAAATCGTCGACGCGCAGAGAGAGATCCTGACCGAAGTGTTCGACGATCGCGACGTCACCGAAGTACCGCAGGTCTGGGCTCTGTACAAGGAAGTCCAGGGCTACTACGAGAGCGGCATGCGCGTGCCTGACGATGTCATCCTGCTCTGGTGCGACGACAATTGGGGCAACATTCGCCGCCTTCCTACCCCTGAGGAACGCGAACGCGTCGGCGGCGCCGGCGTGTATTATCATTTCGACTACGTGGGCGGACCGAGATCCTATCGCTGGATAAACGTCACCCAACTAGCCAAGGTTTGGGAGCAGATGAATCTGGCCGACAAGTACGAAGCCAACCAGATCTGGCTCACCAACGTGGGCGATCTGAAACCGATGGAATACCCCATCACCTACTTTCTCGACCTCGCCTGGGACATCGACGATTGGCCGAAGGAACGCATCACCGAGTATCCAACCCTCTTCGCCGAGCGGAACTTCGGTCCCAAATACGCTCAGGAAATCGGAGAGCTGCTCAGCGGCTACAGCAAGCACAACGCCCGTCGCAAGCCGGAACTGCAAAGCTCGGATACCTACAACCTGCTTCACCACAAGGAGGCGGATCGCATCCTCGCGGAAGTCGAGGCGATGACTCAGCAGGCGGAAAGCCTCTACGAAAAGATCGATCCGAAGTATCGCGACGCGTTCTTTCAACTCGTGCTGTATCCAACCAAGGCCAGCGGCGTCATCACCCGTATGTACGTCGCCCAAGGTCTCAATCATCTCTACGCCCAGCAAGGACGGGCTTCCACCAACGAAATGGCGGACAAGGTGGAAGAGCTCTTCGACCTAAATACGGAACTGGCGGAGATGTATCACAAGGACATCGCAGACGGAAAATGGAATCACATGATGTCGCAACCACGCATTGGATACACTCACTGGAACAATCCGCCCGCTGATACCCTGCCTCCCGTCATGCGAAACCGGCCAGCTCCGGTAGCAGATATGGGCGTCGCAGTGGAGGGTACCGCCGAAGCGTGGCCACAGGAAGGCGTCTTCTACCGGCTGCCTGAGTTTCACCGCTACGGCGACCAGAATCGCTTCATTGAAGTTTTCAACAAGGGCACTCAGCCCTTCATGTACACCGCTGAAGCGAGCGAGCCATGGATACAACTCAGCAAAGACGGAGGAAGCGTGAAGGATACCGTGAAGGTATCCGTATCCATCGACTGGGAACAAGTCCCCGAAGGCACGTCAACCGGCAGCATTCTAGTCCGTGGCACCGGCTGGGGAGGCGCTCGTATCGGCGTTTCCGCTACCAAGCCGGAAGCGGCCACTCTGACCGGGTTCATCGAGGCCAATGGTTACGTCTCGATCGACGCCGCGAACTTCAGCGATAAGGTCGACGCTCAAGGACTCAGCTGGGAAATCATTCCGGACCTTGGCCGCACCGACTCTTCGGTAGCCGTCTTCCCGGTGGGCGACGAAAGCTTCGAGGACCCCTCCGAAGCGCCCTACCTCGAATACGATCTCACCCTTTTCACCGAGGGCGAAATCTCCATCGAAACGCTTTGGTCCGCCACCTGGCCAATCGCTCCGGGTCGCGGCCTCCGTTTCGCCATCGCCCTGGACGACGAGCAGCCGCAAATCGTAGACCTTCACGCCGACCGTGGCCACCATCTGTGGCAGGAGTCCGTACGAAACGGAAACGTTCGCCCGGCCGTCACCGCCCACACCGTCGAAGACGCTGGTCCGCACACGCTGCGCATCTACATGATCGATCCGGCGAAAACCTTGCAAAAGATCATCATCAACACCGGCGGACTTCAGCCCAGCTACCTCGGCCCAGAGCAAAGCCTGCACGCCAGCGATCTGAACTAG